A part of Entelurus aequoreus isolate RoL-2023_Sb linkage group LG03, RoL_Eaeq_v1.1, whole genome shotgun sequence genomic DNA contains:
- the LOC133646743 gene encoding ankyrin repeat domain-containing protein 9-like, with translation MPWLLSSPPEATSSSSPSQRHCERTAFAFYCAVREQLPVWLLEDMRSMEVFFWEDGRPRSVSPSDALMYALVHDHRDYAHFLLAGFSVNALRTPRCSVCRGSGSAHLHVAVRYNRRAILGLIVDTLRDLAPEGWRQEYLNSCGGCAHGADAGKTAVQLAVELSRGDCLLPLLVLGAQPHGLDAALLRLAAVHCKDRGDARHCLNLLLLFVSEPVRRLRDEQQRWQRILGKDMFSWLSGQAPPPLLLQALRTLARCVPGQIPHLPAFLQPHGQVGPDVPLPWKPSET, from the coding sequence ATGCCGTGGCTGCTGTCTTCTCCGCCGGAAGCGACGTCCTCCTCCTCGCCCTCCCAGCGTCATTGCGAGCGCACCGCCTTCGCCTTCTACTGCGCGGTGCGGGAGCAGCTTCCCGTGTGGCTGCTGGAGGACATGCGCAGTATGGAAGTCTTCTTCTGGGAGGACGGCCGTCCCCGCTCCGTCTCGCCCTCCGACGCGCTGATGTACGCGCTGGTGCACGACCACCGTGATTACGCTCACTTCCTGCTTGCCGGCTTCTCTGTGAACGCGCTCCGTACGCCACGCTGCAGTGTGTGCCGCGGCAGCGGGTCGGCACACCTGCACGTCGCTGTGCGCTACAACCGCCGCGCAATCCTCGGCCTGATAGTGGACACGCTGCGGGATTTGGCGCCAGAAGGCTGGCGGCAGGAATACCTCAACAGCTGCGGCGGCTGCGCGCACGGGGCCGACGCGGGAAAGACAGCGGTGCAGCTAGCAGTAGAACTGTCGCGTGGCGACTGTCTGCTGCCGTTACTTGTGCTTGGAGCGCAACCGCACGGTCTGGACGCTGCGCTGTTGAGACTTGCCGCCGTGCACTGCAAAGACCGCGGTGATGCGCGGCACTGCCTCAACCTGCTTCTGCTCTTTGTGTCGGAGCCGGTGCGCCGATTGCGGGACGAACAGCAGCGCTGGCAAAGAATTCTGGGAAAGGACATGTTTAGCTGGCTGAGTGGTCAGGCGCCGCCCCCATTGCTGCTCCAGGCTCTCAGGACTTTAGCCCGTTGTGTTCCAGGTCAAATCCCCCACTTGCCGGCTTTCCTGCAGCCACACGGCCAGGTAGGACCGGACGTTCCCTTGCCGTGGAAACCAAGTGAGACATGA